Sequence from the Pedobacter sp. D749 genome:
AGGATAAATACCAATTTTATTAATGCAGAAATAATATTTCCGAATACCTGAACACGCATAACGTATTTGGCTTGTACTTTAGATTGGAAATAACTATCGGTAATATAGAAAGCCTGAGTTATTCCGGTAAGCCCTACAATCACAATATAGATGAGCGGGGTTTCAATGGGCTTATGCGTATTCCAAAGAATATATGCAAAATATATAAGTGGGATAATACAAATTCCCCCAGCAAGCTTAAGCCAGAAAGCCGTTCCAAGTAAACGATCTCTATTTTCTGGTGTACGAAGAAGTTCACGGGTAGTAAAACCATCTAAACCAAGAGCGGCCGCTGCAACAAAAAACGTTGTAAATGCAGTTGGATAATTTAAAATACCATTTTGAGTCTTTCCTAAATAATTGGTAATTGCAAAGCCTACTAAAATTTTGATTACTAAACTTCCAACTCTAGCCAACATTAACCACCCCGTATTCTTTAAATACTTGTTAAATGCTTCTTCGTCAAAACCTTTTATAGCGGGTAATTTCATTACCGCAAAGATGTAAAAAAATGTGCGTTAAGTATGGTACCCTAAATTCAAATATTTTTATTGGTTATGTGGCGGTTAGCCCTCACTTTTTGTTTCCAGCACTTTTGTATCGATAGTTTTAGCATCAGGCGTTGGAATTGGTGCTGGGTTTGCAGCCGGGGCAGGTTTACTGATTAATGGCGCACCAATGGCAAGATCGCACCTGTGGTTGGGCTGACCATGCGGCGGGTTTAAACCTTTTCCTCCTTTCACACCCGATACCTGCGTAACGGCAGGTTGCGTCGTAGTAACCACTTGCGTTGGCCTACTATCTAAAGGCGCGCCAACTGCGATATCACATCTATGACCAGGCTCCCCGTGTTTAGGGTTTAGCTTTTTTCCTGAGGTATTTACAACAGCTGCCGCTGGAGCAGGTGTTGGCTGTGGATTTTTGTTTTGTTGAGGCTGCACTTTTGCCGTAGGGTTTAACGGCGCACCAACGGCCAGTGCACAGGTATGTCCGGCTTCGCCATGCGGCGGATTAAAAATCAGATTACTTTTAGTCTGCTGTGCCGGCTGCGCAACATTGCTTTTTTGCAATCCCTGGAGCCCTGTAGGTGTTGGAATAACAGCCTGAGCGCTTTCTTTCTTTTCACTGCTATTACAAGCACAAAATATCGCAAGCATGGAGAGATAAAAAATATATTTCATGAGCACATATTTTAGGATTAACCAAATATGGCGAAATTAATTTACGCCTTAAAACTCTTTTCTATTCTTTCTAACTGTTTTAGGTGGTGCTTTAAATGTATTTCTATAAACCTAAGCCACTGTTTAGCATTTAAATAACCTAATCTTGGGTGTTTAGTTTTGCTGTTGGTTGTTGCATCTGCAAGTAATGGATAGTTATCGTCCAGAGCTTTTTCAAATTCTAAAATAAAATCGAGGGCTTCTGTTTTACTGATCTTTTTTACACGCTCTGCCAGCCGTTTGGGCACTTTATACTTTTTTGCAGGGGGTAAAGCGCCTAGTAATAAAATCAGCTTTACCATAAAATGAGTCGGTTTGTTCTCGCCTTTGCCATTTGCAGCGTGCGCAAAGGCAATTATTGAAAGTAGGCTCGAATCAAAAATATGTGAATATACCTCGCTATAACTCCAGCCAGAAATTGGAGGGGTTGTTTGGAAAATACCTTCAGGGTAACGCAATAATTTCGATTTGTAGGCATCGACCACCTGATGTATCGATGCCTTCACTTTTTCAGCCGTCATTTAATAAAGATAGGTTGAATTACGGTTTCTCCAAATATTTTAAAAATTCATCTTTATAGTAAGGGAATTCAAATGTCTCAGCAATTGTAAAATAATTTTGTGGATCTACAACGGTTTGATAGAGGTTTTTGGCAATTTTCAAACGTTCTTGATCAAATGTGAATGTTTTAAGAATAAGTTTGCTCTGACTGCTGGAAAAGGAAGCATTTTTACTTACTGCATTGATCAATCTTACTCTTTCGTTATCAAAATCGCATTTTTTATAACTGGTATAAAATTCCTGAAAAGCCTCTGGCGATAATAAACGGTAATTCGGATCTGGCTGCGGCAGCACTGGCGGAACAATACCTGTATTATAATCTCCGGTATATCCATCAAAATCGTCCAGGGCATATTGCCTGTTCTGAAAGATATTCAGCTGTTTCAGCGTGATTAATTCCTTACCTTCCAAACTTAAAACAAGCCTTTGTTCCGGAATTACCCTTACCCGCTGTTTTAAGATTTCCGTATTGCCCTGAATAATAGATAGTACTGGTGTAGAATTGTAGACATCGTAAAAGCGAAATCTACCAGTGGCTGACGAAACAAGTTCTTCGTCTAAATACACGTTGTATTTACCAGGATTAACGATTTCTAAGAAAACTTCGGCAGATCTGCGGTTGTTTTGAGCGAAACTTAGAGTAGCAAATAACATTGCCAGTCCTAAAAAGATGGTTTTTTTCATTTTGATTAAGGTTTCATTTGTGTGTGTTTTGAATTAATGCCAAACAAATGCCAAAACCAAACAAAAAAGGAGTAGGATTAAAAAAGTTTTAACAATTCTTCTAAATGAAAGATTTCCTGTTTTACATCTTCAGGTTTTTCTTTTTGCAAAGGATTAAAAAAGATGGCCTCCATACCAAAACCTAAAGCACCATAAATATCAGCTTCCAAACTGTCGCCAATCATAATGCTTTCTGTCTTTAAAGCCTTTGCTTTATCCAATGCATACTCAAAAATAACAGGATTGGGTTTATTTACCCCTACATCTTCTGAAATAATTACGTTTTCGAAATATGGATTAAGATTCGAAAGATTCATTTTGGTTAAGGTGGTTTCCTTAAACCCATTAGAAATAATATGCAGAGTATACTTTTGTTGAAGATAGCCCAAAACGTTTTCTGCCCCTTCGAACAAATTTGTTTTAGTTGGTGAAATATTTACATAGTCGTCTTCAAATTGATGAGGAACAACATCAGGATGGATTCCCAATTGAATAAACGTTTTGCTAAAGCGCTCCGATCTTAAAAAATCTTTTGTGATTTTGCCCAGGTGGTAATCGGCCCACAATTGATGGTTATTTTCGGTGTAAGTGGAGATAAAATCAGCGCAGGATTTAAGGCCGAGTTCATCCAGTTTATAAGTATGATAAAGCTCGTTTAATGTTTCTTCGGCATTGCGGTCAAAATCCCAGATGGTATGGTCAAGGTCGAAGAAGATATGTTTTTTCATTTGTGACGTTTTCACAAAGGTAGCTTAATGATCTTTGATTTATGAATAATCAGCCACCTTTGCGTTTAGCTCCTCGATAAGCTCATCATCCATGTACTGATAATCATCCGGAATATCGAGCGTAATAATTTCCTTTTCGTACATTTCTTCAGGAAAACGTTCGAAAATCCTTTGTTTATGTTTTTTCTCCATTACAAAGATCAGATCTGACCAGATAATCAGTTTTACACTGATTTTAATCCTTGCCGATGGCTCAGTGCCGGCTGAGCGTACCTGGTGTTCGGGATGGTTCTTATAAATGGTCTCGGCAGTAGCACTACGCCATTTATTTCTACTGCAAACAAAGAGGATATTCATTTTATATTTAGCGTTACAAGACTCGGGACCAAAGACTTCAGACTAATAACTAACCTAAATCTTCTCTCCATAAGCTAAATCCCCGGCATCGCCAAGACCTGGTACGATGTAAGATTTACTGGTCATTTCCTCATCTATTGCCCCAAGCCAAAGTTTTGCTTTAGGCAGGTTGGCACGTACATGGGCAACACCTTCTGCACTTGCTATTGCAGCAACGATATGAAGCTCGGCAATTTTGTAGCGGTTCATCAGCTCTTTACAGCACATCACCATGCTTTGCCCGGTGGCCAGCATTGGATCGGCCATAATTAAAACTTTTCCTTCTAAATCCGGAGTAGAAATGTAATCCATTTGAATTACAAAATCGCCGCCCTTATCTACTTTGCGATAAGCAGAAATAAAGCAGCATTCGGCTTTGTCGAAGATGTTGAGCAGGCCCTGTTGAAGTGGTAACCCCGCCCGGAGTATGGTAGCTAAAACAGGCTGTTGGCTTAAAACTTCACAAGATGATACCCCTAAAGGCGTTACGATTTCCTGATGAGTGTATGTCAATGATCTGCTGATTTCGTAGGCGAAAAACTCACCAAGCCTTTCCATGTTTTTGCGGAAACGCATCGAATCTTTCTGGATATGCTCGTCACGAAGTTCGGCAATAAAAGTATTGGCGATAGATTTTGTCTTGCTTACATCAAAAATCATCATGTGCTTTTTTGAAATATTAGGGATTTGCGACAATTATGGGATTTAATAATTAAAATTAGCAATTCTGAGCCAAATAATTTAAACTAAAATCAATTCCCTGCATAATTAAGCATTTCTCTAAAAAGTGATTTTAACTTCTTGTATTTAGGATGATCTGACAAACTTTTCAGGCTCCAGCTGCTATAAAAGGTGCCATTTACCATTTTTACTGCATCAATATATTGATGTATTTTTTCTGTTGCTGCTTCGTGGGTTAAAAACTGAAGGATATGATCGGTCAGGCAATAGGAATGAACGACTACCGGTGTTACTTTCTCGAGCTGGAGATCATACCAGTTAAACGGCGTGCACGTTCCCGCCCTAAATCCTGGTACATTGCCATAACCCATAGAATAATCGGAAGTAATGCCCGAATTAAGAATATTTAAATAACAGATTGGGAATTTTAATGCTTCTAACTGTTGGCTGGTTGATGTAGTAAGGTTTGGATGGATTTTTTTAAGCTTAACCAAACCTTCTTTAATTTCAGACATCTTTTGCTTGTCGCTGGCGCAGGGCCTCAATAATCCAACTGATTGATTATTCAAGATTTTAGCGATGTTGTCTGTCCTGATGTAATCTATCGGAACATCAGGGAAATCGGCAAAATAAAGGGGATTGCTTTTTTTTGAAACAAAGATTTGCTTTACCTGCTCAAGTACTTCTTCATTATTAATCCCAATTCCTGTTAACCTGTCAAATTTCGAACCCAGGTAATTATTCTCTTTTTTAAATACAGCGCTGAAAATAAATTTGGTTCTGTTTAAGAAACCATCAGGCAAATGAGGCAACATACTAAAATGGACGGTAGGCTGGTGCTGAAATTTCTTTTCCTGAAACTTAAAGGTTGGATGCTTTTTTCTGATGATACTTTTAATGATTAATGCCCACTCATCAATAATCGGCTTATCCAGAACCCTCCATTTGTGCTGATAACTTTTTGAGGGCTTAAACTCTTCTTCCGTATTTCGCTGATGAAAGTATTCTTCGTACCTGCTGATTATAAAAAAGGACGCAGCAAAAACATCGAATGGTAAGACAGACCGCTCTACCGGAAAAGGAGCCTGATATTCTCCAAATGAAACGGTTTTAGGTTTAATTTCTTCTAATTTATTAGAAAAAAGCAAAGGTGTACTTTTAAAGAAAAGTTCTTCGCCTAAAGGTTCATCGCCATAACTGATTTTGATGTGTTCGCTCTGCAGAAAATATGTGCTATTGCCCGTAATTTCTAATTCTGCTTTAAGGATATCTTTAAAAATGAAATTGAAGATATATTTAATCCGTGGCGTTAATATGTTGGAGAAGATGATTAGATGCATAACTTATTTTTAACAACGCTGTATTTAAAAAAAGATTACAAGAAATATTTCTCAGCCTATATTAACCTAACTAATATTAACCATTAAATTAACGGTAATTTAACACTAAATCATAATCTTAATACAAAAATTACAATCAAAAGTTTGCTATGAATTTCTTTTCAGGGAAAAGGATTTTGGTGCTTTTACGATTGCTACCTTTAACCACATGTACGATACTCATCTGATCATCAAACATATCGTATAAAATGGTGTCGTTAACCTCAACAGATTTTATAGCGGTAACTTTTTCAACTTCCAGGTAAATATTAGTGGCCTCATGGTCGATCTCAAATCCGATGTAGTTCATGGCAACAGCTTTGCCGTTGGCTTTTAGCTGTAAATGAGAAAGCAGGTATTTTTTTACCAGTTCATCCATTGCAGTTTTCATATTTGCATTGCTTAAATCGGTTTTCTGTTTGTATAATTTAGCTAAAATTGCCTCGAAATCGTCTGAAAAAATTTTACAGCTTATTTCTAAAGTTTTATCCTTTGCATTAAAGTTTACTTCAGTTGTGCTTACATGCAGTGGATGTTTTATACCAGCTTTAACAGAAAAAAAGGCACAGCACAAAAACAGCAGGGTATATTTTAATTTACGCATTATTTTTTGTTAAGAGAAAACAAAGTTAAGATTTAAAGCTAAAACCAAATAATTGGCTTAAATAACAGAAAAACAGTAACAAATTTAGGATTTATGCTTTTGTTTAAGGAATATCTAGGGTTTTTGCAATTAAAAATATAATTTTAACTATTGTAAACTATTTTAGCCCAATTTTAGCTTATTATTTCATGCCGTTACAAGATTTTATCTTTTACTTTAAATTGGGTTGGGAGCATATTATCAGTGCCGACGCTTTAGATCACCAGTTGTTTGTTTTAGTCCTGGTGGCTATTTACAGTTATGTCAATTTAAAGCAGGTACTTATATTGGTTACGGCTTTTACCATAGGCCACTCATTTACCTTACTTTTAAGCGTATTGGATATCATCAGGTTTGATAGTAAGTGGGTAGAGTTTTTGATTCCCTGTACCATTGTGATTACGGCGATCAGCAATTTGTTCAGAAAGAATTTCTCCTTAAAATCCATTAAGATCAATTACTTTTTGGCATTGGGTTTTGGATTGATCCATGGCATGGGTTTCGCTAATTCCATCAGGATTATGTTGGCAAAAGACCAGAACATTGGCTGGGGATTATTCGGCTTTAATGTAGGACTTGAGGCAGGACAGATTTTTATGGTAATTATCATTCTTTTAATTACTTTTCTAATTTTCAATTATACCCGCATAAAACGTATGAGTTGGGTTTTATTTATATCAGCAGCCGTATTTAGCCTGGCTTTAAAAATGGCTTTAGAACGAATTCCTTTTTAATAAACATATAATGAATAAACTATTTACTTTAACCGGCCTGTTATTCCTTTCTGGAAGTTTAGTTATGGCTCAAAATATTCAGAATAACCCTGGAAGCAACCACGGGAATAAGTTTGAGCAGTTGGGCACTATTTTGCCAACACCAAACGAACAACGCACAGCCAGTGGCGCACCGGGCGTTAAATACTGGCAGCAACGTGCCGATTATAACATTAAATGTGAACTGGATGAAAAAAACCTGTTGCTTACGGGATCTGAAACCGTAACCTATACCAACAATTCTCCTGATCCTCTAACTTATATCTGGCTGCAGCTTGATGAAAATGAGCATAGCACCGATAAAAATGCCAACTATCAGGATGTAACAAGAATGCCAACCGTAGGAAGTATCCAGTCTCTAGATGAGCTGAGTTCGAAAGCAAACAATGGCAATGGGATTAACATTTCAAAATTAACAGATGCTGCTGGCAAAAACCTAAAATATACGGTTAACAAAACCATGATGCGGATTGATTTACCAGTCGCTTTAAGAACCGGACAGAAATTTATCTTTAACATAGACTGGAACTACAAAATTACCGACAGGATGAGTGTTGGTGGGCGTGGTGGTTACGAGTTTTTCCCGGCAGATGGCAATTACCTGTTTACCATGACACAGTGGTACCCACGTTTGTGTGTTTACAGCGATTTTCAAGGCTGGCAAAACCACCAGTTTACAGGAAGAGGCGAGTTTGCTTTAACTTTTGGCGATTTTAAAGTACAGATGACTGTTCCTGCTGACCACCTAGTTGGTTCAACTGGCGAATGTATCAACTATAGCGCCGTTTTAACCCCTACGCAGTTAAGCAGGTACAATGCTGCAAAAACGGCGGCTGCACCTGTAGAGATTCAAACTTTGGCTGAAGCTAAAATAGCGGAAACCAAAAAATCAACTGCTAAAAAGACCTGGGTTTTCAATGCCAATAATGTTCGCGATTTTGCATGGACTTCTTCCCGTAAATTTATCTGGGATGCCATGCCACAAAAAATCCAGGCCAACAACAATACCGTAATGTGTATGAGTTTTTATGGGAAAGAAGCTTACAGCCTGTACAGTAAATTTTCTACTCGTGCAGTAGCACATACCATTAAAACCTATTCAGACTTTACCATTCCTTACCCTTACCCGGTTGCGCAAAGTATCGAAGCAGCCAATGGAATGGAATATCCGATGATTTGTTTTAACTATGGCCGTACCGATGTAGATGGAACTTATAGCGAAAGCACCAAAAATGGAATGCTTGGTGTAATTATCCATGAGGTTGGGCACAACTTTTTTCCGATGATTGTAAATAGTGACGAACGTCAATGGACCTGGATGGATGAAGGTTTGAACTCGTTTGTTGAATATTTAACCGAAGAGCTTTGGGATAACAAATTCCCAAGTAAAAAAGGGCCTGCCTTCACCATTGTCGATTATATGAAACTGCCTAAAGATGAGTTAGAGCCCATTATGACCAACTCTGAAAACATTGCACGTTTTGGCCCAAATGCTTATTCAAAGCCTGCTACAGGCCTGAATATACTTCGCGAAACCATTATGGGCAGGGAACTCTTCGATTACGCATTTAAAGAATATGCAAAAAGATGGGCATTTAAACATCCACAACCAGCAGATCTTTTCCGTACCATGGAAGATGCCAGTGGTGAAGATTTAGATTGGTTTTGGCGAGGTTGGTTTTATGGAACAGATCCATGCGACATTTCGTTAGACAGTGTGAAATTTGCTAAAGCAGACTTCCCTAAAGAACTTCCGGCGGCAAGATCAAGAATGATAAAAATTGATAAACCGATGGTTAATGCTTTTGAGGATATTTCAAAAATCAGAAACCGCGAAGACAAGAAAATTAGCTTTTATGTAGATAAAAATGCTGCTGCACAGGATTTTTATTATAAATACGATAGAGGAATGGTGACTGTAGATACTACAGTGGCTACTAAAACAACTCTTCCATTTTCTGCGGATGTTGTTCCGGAAGCAGAAAAAAGCAAGTACGATAATAAGTTCTTATACGAATTAAGTTTTAGCAATAAGGGAGGTTTAGTGATGCCGATTATTGTAGAATTTACCTATAAAGATGGTACAAAGGAACTTGACCGTATTCCGGCACAAATATGGAGACATAATGAATTGAAAACCTCTAAATTTTATGTAAAAGATAAAGAAGTGGCTTCTATTTTAATAGATCCTTTACTCGAAACTGCTGATATTGACACCTCAAATAATACATGGGGAGGCAAAGTAAAAGAAAGCAAGTTTAAGGCTTACAAAATGAAGGCAAGCACTACTGTAAGGGGTCAA
This genomic interval carries:
- a CDS encoding DUF1569 domain-containing protein, which translates into the protein MTAEKVKASIHQVVDAYKSKLLRYPEGIFQTTPPISGWSYSEVYSHIFDSSLLSIIAFAHAANGKGENKPTHFMVKLILLLGALPPAKKYKVPKRLAERVKKISKTEALDFILEFEKALDDNYPLLADATTNSKTKHPRLGYLNAKQWLRFIEIHLKHHLKQLERIEKSFKA
- a CDS encoding DUF4476 domain-containing protein; this encodes MKKTIFLGLAMLFATLSFAQNNRRSAEVFLEIVNPGKYNVYLDEELVSSATGRFRFYDVYNSTPVLSIIQGNTEILKQRVRVIPEQRLVLSLEGKELITLKQLNIFQNRQYALDDFDGYTGDYNTGIVPPVLPQPDPNYRLLSPEAFQEFYTSYKKCDFDNERVRLINAVSKNASFSSSQSKLILKTFTFDQERLKIAKNLYQTVVDPQNYFTIAETFEFPYYKDEFLKYLEKP
- a CDS encoding YjjG family noncanonical pyrimidine nucleotidase, which produces MKKHIFFDLDHTIWDFDRNAEETLNELYHTYKLDELGLKSCADFISTYTENNHQLWADYHLGKITKDFLRSERFSKTFIQLGIHPDVVPHQFEDDYVNISPTKTNLFEGAENVLGYLQQKYTLHIISNGFKETTLTKMNLSNLNPYFENVIISEDVGVNKPNPVIFEYALDKAKALKTESIMIGDSLEADIYGALGFGMEAIFFNPLQKEKPEDVKQEIFHLEELLKLF
- a CDS encoding low molecular weight protein tyrosine phosphatase family protein — protein: MNILFVCSRNKWRSATAETIYKNHPEHQVRSAGTEPSARIKISVKLIIWSDLIFVMEKKHKQRIFERFPEEMYEKEIITLDIPDDYQYMDDELIEELNAKVADYS
- the upp gene encoding uracil phosphoribosyltransferase, with protein sequence MIFDVSKTKSIANTFIAELRDEHIQKDSMRFRKNMERLGEFFAYEISRSLTYTHQEIVTPLGVSSCEVLSQQPVLATILRAGLPLQQGLLNIFDKAECCFISAYRKVDKGGDFVIQMDYISTPDLEGKVLIMADPMLATGQSMVMCCKELMNRYKIAELHIVAAIASAEGVAHVRANLPKAKLWLGAIDEEMTSKSYIVPGLGDAGDLAYGEKI
- a CDS encoding DUF6702 family protein, whose translation is MRKLKYTLLFLCCAFFSVKAGIKHPLHVSTTEVNFNAKDKTLEISCKIFSDDFEAILAKLYKQKTDLSNANMKTAMDELVKKYLLSHLQLKANGKAVAMNYIGFEIDHEATNIYLEVEKVTAIKSVEVNDTILYDMFDDQMSIVHVVKGSNRKSTKILFPEKKFIANF
- a CDS encoding HupE/UreJ family protein translates to MPLQDFIFYFKLGWEHIISADALDHQLFVLVLVAIYSYVNLKQVLILVTAFTIGHSFTLLLSVLDIIRFDSKWVEFLIPCTIVITAISNLFRKNFSLKSIKINYFLALGFGLIHGMGFANSIRIMLAKDQNIGWGLFGFNVGLEAGQIFMVIIILLITFLIFNYTRIKRMSWVLFISAAVFSLALKMALERIPF
- a CDS encoding M1 family metallopeptidase, whose amino-acid sequence is MNKLFTLTGLLFLSGSLVMAQNIQNNPGSNHGNKFEQLGTILPTPNEQRTASGAPGVKYWQQRADYNIKCELDEKNLLLTGSETVTYTNNSPDPLTYIWLQLDENEHSTDKNANYQDVTRMPTVGSIQSLDELSSKANNGNGINISKLTDAAGKNLKYTVNKTMMRIDLPVALRTGQKFIFNIDWNYKITDRMSVGGRGGYEFFPADGNYLFTMTQWYPRLCVYSDFQGWQNHQFTGRGEFALTFGDFKVQMTVPADHLVGSTGECINYSAVLTPTQLSRYNAAKTAAAPVEIQTLAEAKIAETKKSTAKKTWVFNANNVRDFAWTSSRKFIWDAMPQKIQANNNTVMCMSFYGKEAYSLYSKFSTRAVAHTIKTYSDFTIPYPYPVAQSIEAANGMEYPMICFNYGRTDVDGTYSESTKNGMLGVIIHEVGHNFFPMIVNSDERQWTWMDEGLNSFVEYLTEELWDNKFPSKKGPAFTIVDYMKLPKDELEPIMTNSENIARFGPNAYSKPATGLNILRETIMGRELFDYAFKEYAKRWAFKHPQPADLFRTMEDASGEDLDWFWRGWFYGTDPCDISLDSVKFAKADFPKELPAARSRMIKIDKPMVNAFEDISKIRNREDKKISFYVDKNAAAQDFYYKYDRGMVTVDTTVATKTTLPFSADVVPEAEKSKYDNKFLYELSFSNKGGLVMPIIVEFTYKDGTKELDRIPAQIWRHNELKTSKFYVKDKEVASILIDPLLETADIDTSNNTWGGKVKESKFKAYKMKASTTVRGQSVGKNPMQAAAEK